In Pongo abelii isolate AG06213 chromosome 5, NHGRI_mPonAbe1-v2.0_pri, whole genome shotgun sequence, the DNA window agattcagctCCTCATAAAAGGTTTGAAATACTGGTTTGGGAGAGTGCTTGTGGACCTCCCCTCTAATTAAAATGGCAACTTGGGGGTTTAAGCCTGTCCCATTGATCCCCAGGGTTATACGTTTTCCCTTTTTCCAATGGGAATCTAGGGGATTGGTAATTATTAGTTCTAGTCGGTTACAGTGACTGGCAGCACAGGAGGGGTTGGCTTCCCCCTTCTGAAGATAAACCgggtcttttttgttcttttttcaagtaGCCCAAATAACACATGGCCAACAGGCACAATTTTCACAAACCCCTGACTCAtgacaaatatattattttctactcTGTAGCTCCTTTCCCAGTTAAGAGAACCACATCCTCTTCCTAGCTTTTTACTCTTAATGGCTGCACAAGCATCAaatcttaaatttatttgtttggggattcctttttcttctgttctagCTATTATTTTACTTGTATCACCTAGGAAAAGGCCAGTTCTTATTCTTATTTCAAAAACGGTGGTTGCAGGGGGCTCAGATGGGTTATAACATACATCAGGTTGGTCAGTTCCCGGGCTACATTCCTTGTACTGAGTGGCATTATACAAACAAGTTTCTTTTAATGTTCCCATACATTCATAATAACTATAGAACagaaacattgttttaatttgctgtCCTACCTCGGTGACCTGATGAATACACTAGGAACAGTCCCCAGTTTGAGTAAGGTCAGTTGAAGCCCTTACTGTATAAgtccaaaatttaagaaaaatgaatcccACGATGAGCTTCCTCATGCTTCGGCCGTGCGTGGACCAGTCAGCTTctgggtgtgactggagcagggcttgtcgtCTTCTTCAGGGTCACTCTGCAAGGGTTGTCTGGGCTTGGtcttgcctcccaggtttcaggCGTTGCAGGTTTTACATGGCTGTGGTGGATCCAGGATGCGATTCCCTCTACCTTCACAGCAGTGGGAGTGGTCAGGATGACAGTCTGGGGTCCTTTCCACCGTGGACACAAAGAGGCTACGTTCCAGTCCTTGATCCACACTCGATCACCTGGGGAGAAAGGGTGAACTGGGGAGAATAAGCTAACAGGGCATCTCTCATTTACCCAAGCTGAGATTGTTTGCATAATTTTTCCTAAAGCCTGTAGCTGTCGCTGTAACTCAATTTCACCTAACTCTCGGGGAGTGCCTGGAAGTCCCCGCAATATAGGAGGGGGCCTATGATATAATATTTCATAAGGGGAATATCCTGTTCTTTTAGAAGGGGTacatctaattttaaataataccatAGGGAGAGCCTGTATCCATTTTAATCCTGTTTCCTGACATACTTTCCCTAAACTATTTTTGATAGTCCGATTCATCCGCTCCACTTTTCTGGAACTCTGAGGCCGGTAGGCAGCAGGCAGTTTCCATGTGATCCCCAATACCTTTGCCGTCTTCTGTACCAAGTCAGCCACAAACGCCGGCCCGTTATCTGAGCCGATCTGTAAGGGCAGTCCAAATCTAGGAATAAGATCTCGAAGAAGCACACGAGTTACTTCACAAGCTTTCTCAGTTCGTGTAGGATAAGCCTCCACCCACCCAGAGTAGGTACACACAAGAactagtaaatacttgttacctccacaCTTTGGCATCTCTGTGAATTCCACCTGGAGATCTTCAAAGGGGGCTGCTCCATAAGCTTGTATGCCGGCGGGAACAGCTGGACCTTGCCTCGCATTATGCTGTCGGCAGGTAACACACCACTGCGTCACCGTTTTGGCAAGGGCTGACAAATGCGAGATGTAGAAATACCGGCCTAACAACTTTTCAAGTGATTCCTGACCTAGATGGGTGGTTTCACGCACAGCCAGTACAACTGCAGCTCCTAGCAGCTGTGGCACAGCTACTCTCCCATCTGGTAACCaaatccatccttcctccatcacttgttttccctctgcctggagaaagtccttttcttctttagaataaGTAGGTACAAGATCAGGTGCTTGAGGGAGCAGGGGGGCTGTCACTGATGCCCGGAAGGGGGCAGATGCTGCTTTTCGAGCCTCTAAGTCAGCACAGGAATTCCCCAAACCCACCAAGGTGGAAGCTTGCTGGTGTCCTCTGCAATGCATAACTGCCACCTTGTGGGGTTTCCATACCGCTTCTAATAATTGCAGGatttcttgttgatattttatgtcttttccccCAGAGTTCAATAGGCCCTTTTCTTTATATAATGCTCCATGCACTTGAAGGGTTAAAAAGGCATATCGAGAGTCAGTGTAAATGTTTACAGTCTTACCTTCACTGAGTTCTAAGGCCCgaattaaagcaatgagttcagctttctgAGCTGAAGTGCCCTGAGGCAATGATCTGGCTTCAACAACAGTGTCCAGAGTTACCACCGCATACCCTGCACATCTCTCTCCTTGTGGGTTGATAAAGCTGCTCCCATCCATGTATAGTTCCCAGTCTACTGATGCCCAAGGCTGGTCCTGGAGGTCAGGTCTGCTAGAGTAAACCGAGTCCAACACTTCTACACAGTCATGCTCGACAGTGCTCTCTGATACTGGGAGCAAGGTAGCGGGGTTCAGGGTGTTACAAACTTCAATGGTTATATGGGGATTTTCACAAAGCAAACTTTGGTACTTAGTGAGTCTAGCATTCGTTAGCCAATGATGTCCTTTAGTATTCATtaaagtcaccacagcatggggggcctTTATGTTCAGGTTTTGCCCAGGAGTCAGCTTATCTGCTTCTTGTACTAGCAGGGCAgttgctgccaaggccctcaaacaTGGGGGCCATCCTTTAGAAACCCCATCTAGTTGTTTAGAGAGGTAGGTCACCAGCCTGCCTCGGCCAGGGCCCCACAGTTtgggttaaaactccaactgccatcttttctctctctgacacatACAATGTAAAAGGCTTTGTCAGATcaggtagccccagggctggggctgataTAAGTCTTTCCTTTAACTCATGAAAGGCTTGCTATTGCTGGGATCCCCATTCAAAAGGTTCCCGGTCCCCCTCCTTTGTGACCTCATACAAAGGCTTTGCTACTACTGCAAAGTTTGGGATCCACAGTCTGCAAAACCTTACAGCCCCTGAGAATTCTCTCACCTGCCTTCTGGTCTTAGGCTCCGGTAGATTACaaatgacctgctttctttctgatcccaGGCTGCGCTCCCCCTGTCGGATAGTAAATCCCAAGTAACGTACCTGCTGTCGGCAGATCTGAGCTTTTTTCTTGGACACcttatacccacagtcctccaggtgctGGAGTAGAGCATCTGTTCCCTTGGCGCACCCGACTGCCGTGGGGTGTCCCAGCAAAAGGTCATCAACGTACTGGAGCAACACACAGCCTAGGTCTCTGGTGGGAAACTTCTGGAGGTCTCGAGCCAACGCCTCCCCGAAGATGGTGGgggagttcttgaacccttggggaagccgggtccaagtgtactgagtagtgacacctgactccggatcttcccactgaaaggcaaatAGCTTCTGGCTCTCAGGGGCTAATCTGATGCTAAAGAAAGCATCTTTCAGGTCCAAGCAGGTGaaccagctgtcctcagctggcagcaaccCCAGCAATGTGTACAGGTTAGGTACTGTTGGATGTAAAGTCACTGTAGCCTGATTAACCAAGCACAAATCCTGTACTGGCCTGTAGTCCTTGGTCCCAggcttgggaacaggcaggaggggagtgttccatggagactgacaAGCGACTATAATTCCAAAGGTTCTTAGGTGCTTGGGATGGACCTGGATACCTTCAAGAGCTTCTCTGCAGACCGGGTACTGTTTTTGCCTAACTGGCTGGGCCCCAGGCTTAACTTCTATAAGTACGGGGACTTGGTTGACTGCCAACCCTGGAGGGTTGTCTTCCACCCACACTCTTGGCCACCGCTTAGCCAGAGCTGGTCTTATCTCTTGGCCTGGCTCAGTTAAGAAaagtctccattcctcctctcaGGGGAAGGTAAGGGTCATAATGACTCCCATTCTGGGTAACTTTAGCAGCAAAGAGCCGTGCTCTGTAAAAGAGATAGTGGCTCTCAGTTTGCTAAGCAAGTCCCTTCCTAACAAGGGCAAGGGACAATCAGGCATGTACAAAAACTGATGAATCACTTTATGTCCTCCTACAGTACAAGTCCAGGGCAAGCAGAAAGCTTGTTTTGCTGAAACTCCCGTGGCTCCAATGATGTCAATAGTCTTTTTGGATAAGGGGGCGACTGGGGTGGTTACTACCGAATGTTCAGCACCGGTATCTACAAGAAAATCAATGTCTTTACCCCCAACTGTCATCCTGACCATAGGCTCTTTGGGCGTCCTTGAGCCCGGTCCCCCTCAGTCCAATAACCCTTCTGCCAGGTTGAgcagggccccttcctccttgtctGGAGCCTCCTGCTCCAAGTCACCTTGTTTTCCTTTTAGCTGAGGGCATTTGTTCCTCCAATGTTCTATTTCTTTACAATAAGCACACTGATTACACTGCAAGCTCTGACAGCCAGGCTGAGTTTCTTTCCCAGGGCcccccttcccttgcctctttGTGGGGACCCCTCTAATTGCTGCAGCTAACAGGTCAGCGTTTCGCCGGGCCTGACGCTCATTCTCTCTGCGGTTTTCCTTACGGCTTACTGCATCCTTGTTTACAAACACCTGGTTAGCTATTTCTAATAACTGTGATGTGTTCATCCCTGCAAACCCAGCctgtttctgcagttttcttctaaTGTCTTCTGCGCTTTGACTAACTAAAGCCATGTTAATCATGCGTTGATTTTCAGGGCTATCAGGATCAAAGGGAGTATACATACGATAGGCCTCACACAGTCTCTCGTAGAATTGTGctggactttcttcttttccctgaatgaCCTCAGAGACCTTGTTAACGTTTGTGGCCTTCTGGGCTCCCCTCTTTAATCCTTCTAAGAGAGCTTCCCTGTATCAGTTTAGCCTTTGCATATCCTCTCTTTCATTTGGGTCTCACTGGGGGTCGGTTCCTGGTAACTGGGTCCTTACAGACTCTTGGGGGTTTCGGTAATCAGCCGGTGCATGTTCCTCTAGCCACTTAGTTGCTGCTTGGAGCACTCTCCGCCTTTCATCTGTGTTAAAGAGGAACATGAGCAACTGGTGGCAATCAGCCCAGGTGGGGTTATGGGGCTGGATAATAGTTTGGAGTAAATCAATTAGAGCTTGTGGTTTTTCGGTATAGGATGGGGTATTGTTTTGCCAGTTGAGAAGGTCAGCAGAGGTGAAGGGCTGTTACACAAAAACACGCCTCTCCACCATGTGCCCATCCTCATCTATTCCAGTATACCgctgctctctcaggggcatttgtATCCGTTTTGGGTCTTAAACGAGCTGCCAAGGGAGGGGTTTCTCCCGAGGCTTTACCTCCTCTCTTGTCTACTCTGGGTGGCCTAGGGATACGTTTGTCTTGTGGACTCAAAAGTGGGGAGCCTCTCTCCCTGGTAAGGGGAGGGCACCACTGGGATCACTGGTGCCATCTCCTGCAATGGATCTTCTGATGTTGGGTTGAACAGAACTTCAGGAGTTGATTTCCCTCAGTGGGTGGAGCGGGATCCTTCCTTGACTCTCTGTCCCTTTGCTACTAGCACTGCTGCTGCCTGCCCTCTTAGCCACTGTGGGGGGTCTAGCACCAGCTGTAACCAAGTGTCTATGTATGGAAACTGGTCTGAGTGTCCTGACTTACCAGTTACCTTGTGCCATACCTTagaaacaagggacctgtccaggcttccttctgatggccaacccacTTCTAATGTTGGCCAATCTATTtcacacaaagttctaagtttCCCCGGTGTCATAGTAACCCCATAGTCTCCATTAAAtctcttcttaaaatttttcaacatagttcctaGAGGAGTAGGCTTATTTTGTGTCTGACCCATGTTTCCTCAAGACAAAACACCAAGCTCCCACCACACgcacaccacaaaacaaagaatgggtaaaaagggcacacacacacgctttttcagttttcaccaaaccagaatcaaaaccaaaatcagagtatccagaaatccaagccaggtcaaaccaaaaccaaagtatcaagcaattcaagtcaagtcaaaaacaaaaaccagagtgCCAGTACAGGCACgccgtgggtgatcaggccacgcttccactcaaatggagtgggcaagttccaaagaccAGTCTTACCAAGTTTCAAATGTCTGGACTCCAAGTGCCTGTTCCTTCCCggtgttcagccactgtgttGATCCTCCACGGGGGCCTGCCACGCACTGCTCTGACAAGGCGTTCCACCGGGGCAATTGCCTACCCGGGAGCGCTCTCAGGATCCGCGTCGCTCAAGCTGGCCGGAGTCCCCCACagggatgctccacagggcaggcctaagCCGCCTAAGGGGCTGCCTCGACTGTCCGTCAATTACCTCTCTTCctggtcagggaaccaagaaatgtagcacgAAGagtcgcagacaaaactcctcagacaccggattaaagaaggaagaggtttctTATTCAGCCGGAAGCGTTGGCAGACTCGTGTCTTAAGAGCCGAGCTCTCCGAAAAGAAACTCCTAGCCCTTtgaagggcttacaactctaagcgGTCTACGTGAAAAAGTCATAATAGATCAAGTAAGAGTGAGGAACGCGACTGGGGGCTACAtacatcagctaacagaacaaaaagttttacagtgctttctcatacaatgtctggaatttacagataacaccagtagttttggtcagcggttaatattattattattttagccacCAGCGCCAGGTGGTGGTGCCAAGGTCGtctagctatttatcttacttctgtttctttccaactttttgctttctccctttttctcctgtcttataaacTAGGGAAAAGTGGAGGTTGGGGAGAAACTGAGAAGGACAACAGGAGAAGTGGTAGCCTCATACCATAGGATGATGATAATGAGCAGAATGGTCATGATGATGCACAGAATCAGGGCTCAGATGTTCAGGCACTTGGCGGTGGAGGCATAGGACTGGGCCCTGGTCAGGTCGCCAACCATCTTCTTCTCCCTAGACTTCACAGAGTAAGCGAATGCTATGAAGCCCAGGCAGCAGGGGTTCATGAAGAGGGTGTTGAACAGGGACCAGACAACATAGTCAGGCACGGAGGTCTCGCTGCAGATGTGGATCACGGTGGACATTGGGGGAGCAGGGTGGTGGGGCACCCCCAGTACAGCCACCTCATGCTCCTCCTTGAGCATCTCAtagctggggtggggggagggcagccgctgttggtgggaatgaagaAGGTTTAGGCAATGTGATTCATGGTGTCCAGCAAAGACCAGCTGTGGATGGGTTGCTGGGATGGTTCTCAGTGGGCCCTggactgtacatttttaaatggtaaattatGTGGCACAtaagttatatctcaataataaAACACCATGCAAAAGCCTCTTTCTACTGAAAGAATCGTCTCATCCCCAATACACACATCTCTCAGTCTTTGGAACATCTAGCCAGTCGCCCTCAAACCTAGCCCCTTCACAGAACCACCTGGAGAGTTTTTAGTATCCACAGTCCCAGGTCACAGCCAAAACCAACTGAATCAGTAAAGCTAGGTTGGACCTAAGCTTTAATATCTTTTAAAGCTCTCTAGGTGGTTCCAATGTGTAGGCAAGTTTTAGAACCACTGTTCTAGCCCATGGTTTGAACCTCCCTGATGGGTACCAACTTTGCCTGCATTCTTGAACTCcatatactatttatttatttatttatttttaagaggggagatctcactctgctgccagtTGGAGGGCAtcagtgtgatcatagctcactgcagcttcagatGCCTGGGCCTAAGCAATCcagccacttcagcctcctgagtacctgggactgtaggtgagtgccaccatgcccagttgtcATCTACCATCTTGTACCATCCCCCAGTACACGATGAACCATCCATGATCCGGAACTGTGTTCATTCTATCTTTGTCACCcttacaaacattttttaaaactgaactaTACCTATAATTACTAACCATTTCCCTTAAAACTCCTAGCCTACACATTTCTGTGAGTGAAAATTTAAGCATCACAGGGTTTTAACAATTACTTAGATTTCCCATCCACATtcactgattatttattttgatcaTCATAATTTGTTGAACACAGCAGGGACTGGGGTCCTGTCCCCACCTTAGGTGGATTATTTATACTCCTAAAGGTCACAAGAGTAATGTGGGGCAGAGAGGTGGACCTAGCTCTCCTGACACAGGTCCCAACCCCTTCCCTCCACGGTGTCTACTCTCCCTCCAGGACATCCTTCCTCCTTGTGCCAGCTCTAGCAAAGGGTTTCATTCAGCTCACCCcaaaaaaagacttttaataCTTAAATAACGATAATAATAAGAATATACAAGGTTTGTTCCAAGGCATGTAGAGGTGATGGCGAGCAGAGGTGAAGCCAATCCACCCTTTCTGGGCTAGGGGAAGCCCAGATGGTCTGCCGCTCCGGGTGAGTCACTCCCCAGGGTCCAGGCCTGGCTGCCCATCCCCCATCAAGTCTCCCAGGTCTTCTGTCCAAAGcccttcccctccaccccacctccagcccctTCTGCTCTGCCCCATCAACTACGTTTTCTTTCTCAGCACTCGCCTTAGGCCTCTGGACACCGGAGCACACAGGCGACTTCCTCCTCGCAGACTTTAGGCACCACTGTAAGgtctggaaaagaaagagaaaggacccAGCGCGGTCGCTTACAGAACCAGGGTGGGGTTGGGCTGGGCGTCCGCGCGCGTTTTCAAGTCTGCGGCCCGGAGTTCACTGCGACGACTGGGATCACCCGTCACCCCGCCCTGGTCTACGGAAAATGAAACGTGTTTACTGATATAGAAACGGAATAACGGCgctgtgggctggggagggcGGAGCTGCCTTCAGGCTTCTGGTCTCCAGTAGCGAGGCACTCACACCTGCCCGCTGTGAAAATGCAAACCTGCGGGGCAGGAATTCCGAGTCCGGGGTGGAGCGCGATCTGGAATCTGACTCGCTTGAAACAGCACCGCGGTGGATTTGGAGCCAGGTGAGTAGGGAAATGCGCCTCAGCCCCTTCCACGGGCCGCCCACGGATTCCAGGATCCGAAAACGCTACCAGCTGTTCCGCCACCCTAGGAAGGCAGCGCCCGCCTCTGGGCGGTTCTGATGGAAACGGGCTCCGCCACCTGCAGGAAAACCCACATCTAAGGGGTCAGGAAAAAGCCTCTCAGGGTCCCGCCACTTCAGTGAGAATCCTAAATTTACATCCCGAGTGTGGCCCCAACAAAGACTGGAGCGACGTTCACTGAAATGATGCAAGACCAGAGGGGGCGCAGGGCGCTGACGCTCATAGAATGCAGTGACAGCGCCGCCTCGCGTCCCTTCCCTGACCTGCCCCAGGCGGACGCGGTGACGTGTGTTGGCCTTGAGGCTGGAATACACCCGGGATCAAGTGCAGAGAatggagaaaggagggaaggatgggGAGGCGTGTTGAAGAAAacagggaagagagaggaaggaaagaggagaaaaaaggtgaagaagagaataaaatttaaaatatagttttattatttctaatttttatttttgctttttatctaGTTTGGTATGTATGAACATTCTTAAcatagctttctctctctctgaatttGTAAATAtacggatatatatatatatatatatatatatatatatatatatatatacctctaCCTGCTGATGTGTCAGGGTGTGTCTCTTGGGCACAAaaacaaggtttttgttttgttttgttttatataagcAAAGTACAAATCTCAAAGAAGATAATActttaaaagccattttattGGGACTTGCTTTGCATACAATCAAATGTATCTAAAATGTATCTATTTGAAATGTATAGCTCGTTGTGTTCTGGCTGTTGTACACACCCACATCTGCAATACCACAATGAagatgtagaacatttccatcgTCCTCCAAAGAACTGCTATGCAATACAATTGTATAGGGTCAATAAAAGTAGTAAGATCAATTTTAAGTA includes these proteins:
- the LOC112133793 gene encoding uncharacterized protein LOC112133793 isoform X1 — translated: MNTKGHHWLTNARLTKYQSLLCENPHITIEVCNTLNPATLLPVSESTVEHDCVEVLDSVYSSRPDLQDQPWASVDWELYMDGSSFINPQGERCAGYAVVTLDTVVEARSLPQGTSAQKAELIALIRALELSEGKTVNIYTDSRYAFLTLQVHGALYKEKGLLNSGGKDIKYQQEILQLLEAVWKPHKVAVMHCRGHQQASTLVGLGNSCADLEARKAASAPFRASVTAPLLPQAPDLVPTYSKEEKDFLQAEGKQVMEEGWIWLPDGRVAVPQLLGAAVVLAVRETTHLGQESLEKLLGRYFYISHLSALAKTVTQWCVTCRQHNARQGPAVPAGIQAYGAAPFEDLQVEFTEMPKCGGDRVWIKDWNVASLCPRWKGPQTVILTTPTAVKVEGIASWIHHSHVKPATPETWEARPSPDNPCRVTLKKTTSPAPVTPRS
- the LOC112133793 gene encoding uncharacterized protein LOC112133793 isoform X2, whose protein sequence is MNTKGHHWLTNARLTKYQSLLCENPHITIEVCNTLNPATLLPVSESTVEHDCVEVLDSVYSSRPDLQDQPWASVDWELYMDGSSFINPQGERCAGYAVVTLDTVVEARSLPQGTSAQKAELIALIRALELSEGKTVNIYTDSRYAFLTLQVHGALYKEKGLLNSGGKDIKYQQEILQLLEAVWKPHKVAVMHCRGHQQASTLVGLGNSCADLEARKAASAPFRASVTAPLLPQAPDLVPTYSKEEKDFLQAEGKQVMEEGWIWLPDGRVAVPQLLGAAVVLAVRETTHLGQESLEKLLGRYFYISHLSALAKTVTQWCVTCRQHNARQGPAVPAGIQAYGAAPFEDLQVEFTEMPKCGDLIPRFGLPLQIGSDNGPAFVADLVQKTAKVLGITWKLPAAYRPQSSRKVERMNRTIKNSLGKVIECGSRTGT
- the LOC112133793 gene encoding uncharacterized protein LOC112133793 isoform X3 — its product is MNTKGHHWLTNARLTKYQSLLCENPHITIEVCNTLNPATLLPVSESTVEHDCVEVLDSVYSSRPDLQDQPWASVDWELYMDGSSFINPQGERCAGYAVVTLDTVVEARSLPQGTSAQKAELIALIRALELSEGKTVNIYTDSRYAFLTLQVHGALYKEKGLLNSGGKDIKYQQEILQLLEAVWKPHKVAVMHCRGHQQASTLVGLGNSCADLEARKAASAPFRASVTAPLLPQAPDLVPTYSKEEKDFLQAEGKQVMEEGWIWLPDGRVAVPQLLGAAVVLAVRETTHLGQESLEKLLGRYFYISHLSALAKTVTQWCVTCRQHNARQGPAVPAGIQAYGAAPFEDLQVEFTEMPKCGDLIPRFGLPLQIGSDNGPAFVADLVQKTAKVIECGSRTGT